In the genome of Succinivibrio dextrinosolvens, the window CGCTTATTCAAAGCTGATAGGCTTTACCAGAGATGAGATAAAACATTTCTACTTGGATTATCTGAAACTTGGAGTAGCTTATGAGAATAATAAAACACCTGAAAGCGTCACTGATATTGAAATAGAGAATCTTCTCGACAGAATGGCAGAACATTATGACAGCTACTGCTTTGATGAGTTCAATCAAAATAAAGTATTCTCAACCTATTCAGTTAATGGTTTTTTAAAGGATATATACGAGAAAAAAACAGTTAGATTTGGAGACTACTGGTATGATGTCGGAGGACTTCCATCAATTCTCATGAATTATATGGAATCTCATAATCTTGATATTGAGAAACTTCTGACATCAGAAATTGCAATTCCATATAACGAATTTGTAAATCCGACCTCTCTTATTGATATCAACGAGAATGTTCTGATGTGTCAGACCGGATATTTAACCTTAAAATCTGAGCTTGACCCTGTTGATGATGTTATTCTAGGAACAGCAAATCAGGAAGTAAAATCAGCATTATTTAGACTTTTGAGTCTGAGAGTCTATCAGAAAAATGTTTCTCCTTATTCAACAGGAAAAAAATACGTTCTTGAACAAGGAACTGTCGAAGATATTATTAATCTTTTCAACGAAGTTTTAGCTGCCCTATCCTATGACAAATATCCGGTAAAGGATGAATCTGTTTTAAGATCTCTGCTGCAGGTTTATCTCATTGGCAAGAATCATGATGTCAGAGTTGAACAGAACAACAGCAAAGGCAGAAGCGATATTATTGTAAACTTCCCTAAACGTAGAGTTGTCCTTGAGCTGAAATTCACAGATAAAGTAAATAGCGAGAAAGCAAAGTTAGCTGAAGCTGAACAACAAATCATAGAAAATGGGTATGGACTTGAAGCACTTGGAGATAGAGAGCTTCTTCAGATTGCCTGCGTATTCAATGGTGATAAGAACAAACGTCAGATTACCATGTACAAAACGGTATCATAAGTAACTCACTTTTATAATGCATGATGACAGAGTATTGCTAAGGTAGTGATTATGAAAATTATTGCTCAGTCTGAAAATATAGAGAATATTGTTGATAAAGATTCAATATACGTTGATAAGACTGAATATATTTACAATCTGACAAAACAATATGATAGAGTCTTTTTTTCACGTCCCCGCCGTTTTGGTAAATCACTAACTCTAAACACCATCGGAACTCTTTTTGAAAAAGGTGTTGATCCTTATTTTAAGGAAACCTGGATTTATGACAAATGGGATCAGGATAAATATCCTGTACTTCATTTAAGTTTTCTAGAATATTCTGCAACTGATTTAGATGAATTTAAAAGACAGTTGTGTCTATCAATTTATAAATTCGCAAGAGCAAAAAAAATCCAGGATGTTCTTGATGATAAAGAACCAAATGTTTACATAACAAATCTTTTTGACGCCATGTCAGACGGAGAACAGTTGATTCTTCTTATTGATGAATACGACCGTCAGCTGACAGCCAACATAAACAATCCTGAACTCTATGAGAAGTTCAGAATCTGTCTTAGAGATTTCTATGGAGCAATCAAAGGCAAGAAGCAGATTAAATTCCTTGCGGTAACCGGAGTAACCCGACTTAAGGATGTTTCAATCTTCTCGGTTGGCTCCGATATTATGGATTTAAGCTACAATAACGCTTATTCAAAGCTGATAGGCTTTACCAGAGATGAGATAAAACATTTCTACTTGGATTATCTGAAACTTGGAGTAGCTTATGAGAATAATAAAACACCTGAAAGCGTCACTGATATTGAAATAGAGAATCTTCTCGACAGAATGGCAGAACATTATGACAGCTACTGCTTTGATGAGTTCAATCAAAATAAAGTATTCTCAACCTATTCAGTTAATGGTTTTTTAAAGGATATATACGAGAAAAAAACAGTTAGATTTGGAGACTACTGGTATGATGTCGGAGGACTTCCATCAATTCTCATGAATTATATGGAATCTCATAATCTGAAGATAGAGAAACTACAGACCTCAGAGATCGCTATTTCATATGATGATTTTAAAAATCCAACATCTCTCATTGATATTGATGAGAATGTCCTAATGTGTCAGACAGGATATCTGACATTAAAATCTGACCTAGATCCTAATGAAGACGTAATCCTTGGACCTGCAAATCAGGAAGTAAAAACAGCGTTATTCAGACTGTTAAGTTTAAAAGTCTTTCAGAAAAACATATCTCCGTATGCATCCGGCAAAAATTATGTACTTGAACAGGGAACCGCTGAAGATATCATTGCCTTATTCAACAGTGTATTAGCTGCATTAGCATATGACAAATATCCTGTTAAGGATGAATCGGTTCTAAGAGCTCTGCTTCAGGTATATCTGATTGGAAAAAATCATGATGTACGAGTAGAACAGCACAACAACAAAGGCAGAAGTGATATTCTTGTTAATTTCCCTAAACGTAGAGTTGTCCTGGAGCTGAAATACACTGATAAAGCAAGTAGCGAGAATGCAAAGTTAGCTGAAGCTGAACAACAAATCATAGAAAATGGGTATGGACTTGAAGCACTTGGAGATAGAGAGCTTCTTCAGATTGCCTGCGTATTTAACGGAGCCAAGACCAAACGTCAGATTACCATGTACAAGACAGTTGAAAAATAATTACTTTGTGAGAAACAAGGGCTATGAATAACTTCGGTATAGCCTAATTTGAAATACCTCATCAATTTAATTTTATCTGGAGTGCTATTTTTTTTTCGTTAATATACAGTACAGCCTTGTTCACTGTTATTCCTATTATTAGATATTAAGCTCCTGTGCCGGCTGGATTTTTGATGCTCTTTTAGCTGGATAGACTGATGCAAGAAAGCTCATCAGAATTGCACAGAATACCACTATAACAACATCAAACACCTGAAGCTGTGATGGGACATAATTTATAAAATATATGTCCTCATTTAAAAGCTCTATCCCGAACCACTGTTTAAAGTTGGAGGTTATGTATGGAGTTAAGTAGGAGAGGGTACATCCAAGTACTGTTCCAAATACACACCCTCTGATCGCAGAGAAAACTCCCATCAGAGTAAAGCTTCTGACAATAAGTCCCTTTGATGCGCCCATGGTCATGAGAATAGCAATCTCATGTCTCTTTTCACTTACGGCCATAATCAGGTTGGACACAATATTGAAGCAGGAAACTGCAATGACCAGAATCATAGCGATATACATAATAGTTCTGACCATGTGAATATCTGAATAGAGTTTTCCCTGTGTATCCGTCCATACGGAGACCTCGTGTGCATCTCTTAGGTATGAGGTGGCCTCGTAGATTATTTCACGGGCCTCAAGCATGCGATCTACTCCAATATGGAATGTGTTTGGATTAGCAAGACCTGAAATCTTTTTGGCACTTTCAATATTTATAAAGGCTAGGTTGCTGTCGATCTGTCCTCCGGTTTTGAAAAATCCTGCAATTTTGAAGGTGTTTACAGTAACAGACCCCAGTCCATTGTTGGCAATTTCAGTATTGATTGAGGAGAGGTTAATCTCATCTCCGGTTTTGAGGTTTAGTTTTTTTGCAATGCCGTTTCCCAGAATCACCGCAGGAAGATCATCCTCCTGGTTTAAAACTGAAATCTTACAGTTCATGAAGTTTTCAAGACTGATAACCTTAGCTTCTTTTTCAAGATCAATTCCCATTACAGCTGCAGGGGCAAACTGTGTGCCAGCGCTGAAGGCGCCGTTGATGGTGATAACAGGGGATACTGCTGTTATATGAGGAGACCTGTAGATGGACTGAATGTCCTGTTCAAAATTATGAAATCCATCCGTATCGTAGGCTTTGATTTCTCCTGCAGGAATTAGTGACAGTACACGGTTATTGAGTTCCTTCTCAAAGCCGTTCATTGCAGAAAGTCCTAAGATCAGAGAGCAGACTCCAACACATATTCCTGAGGTGGTAGCAATGGAGATGAATTTTGCCAAAGCTCCGTAACGCTTTGAATTTAAGAAGCGGAGCGCAAGCTGGACACTTAGACTAGTTCGCATTGATTACTCCGTCATTCATCTGATAGACACGATCGCATTTTGCAGCAAGAGTATTGTCATGGGTAACCATAACAACAGCGATATGCTCTTTTCTGACAAGCTCAGTGAACAGATCAAAAATGTCCTGTGCATTCTGAGCATCCAGATTACCAGTTGGTTCGTCGGCTAAAATCAGATCTGGATGATGTGCCAGTGCTCTTGCAATGGCTACACGCTGTCTTTCTCCTCCTGAGAGTTCTGACGGGCGGTAGTTTAGACGGTGGGACAGACCAACTTTTTCCAGATTCTCGGTAGCGATTTTGCTTGCACTATCAACGTCAGTTCCGCCAATCAGCATAGGCATCATCACATTTTCTAGGGCGGTGAAATCC includes:
- a CDS encoding AAA family ATPase codes for the protein MKIIAQSENIENLVDKDSIYVDKTEYIYNLTRQYDRVFFSRPRRFGKSLTLNTIGTLFEKGVDPYFKETWIYDKWDQDKYPVLHLSFLEYSATDLDAFKKSLCQPLRDFARLNGITDYADDVEPNNLIRNIFTVMQDKMQIALLIDEYDRQLTANINNPELYEKFRICLRDFYGAIKGKKQIKFLAVTGVTRLKDVSIFSVGSDIMDLSYNNAYSKLIGFTRDEIKHFYLDYLKLGVAYENNKTPESVTDIEIENLLDRMAEHYDSYCFDEFNQNKVFSTYSVNGFLKDIYEKKTVRFGDYWYDVGGLPSILMNYMESHNLDIEKLLTSEIAIPYNEFVNPTSLIDINENVLMCQTGYLTLKSELDPVDDVILGTANQEVKSALFRLLSLRVYQKNVSPYSTGKKYVLEQGTVEDIINLFNEVLAALSYDKYPVKDESVLRSLLQVYLIGKNHDVRVEQNNSKGRSDIIVNFPKRRVVLELKFTDKVNSEKAKLAEAEQQIIENGYGLEALGDRELLQIACVFNGDKNKRQITMYKTVS
- a CDS encoding FtsX-like permease family protein encodes the protein MRTSLSVQLALRFLNSKRYGALAKFISIATTSGICVGVCSLILGLSAMNGFEKELNNRVLSLIPAGEIKAYDTDGFHNFEQDIQSIYRSPHITAVSPVITINGAFSAGTQFAPAAVMGIDLEKEAKVISLENFMNCKISVLNQEDDLPAVILGNGIAKKLNLKTGDEINLSSINTEIANNGLGSVTVNTFKIAGFFKTGGQIDSNLAFINIESAKKISGLANPNTFHIGVDRMLEAREIIYEATSYLRDAHEVSVWTDTQGKLYSDIHMVRTIMYIAMILVIAVSCFNIVSNLIMAVSEKRHEIAILMTMGASKGLIVRSFTLMGVFSAIRGCVFGTVLGCTLSYLTPYITSNFKQWFGIELLNEDIYFINYVPSQLQVFDVVIVVFCAILMSFLASVYPAKRASKIQPAQELNI
- a CDS encoding AAA family ATPase; the protein is MKIIAQSENIENIVDKDSIYVDKTEYIYNLTKQYDRVFFSRPRRFGKSLTLNTIGTLFEKGVDPYFKETWIYDKWDQDKYPVLHLSFLEYSATDLDEFKRQLCLSIYKFARAKKIQDVLDDKEPNVYITNLFDAMSDGEQLILLIDEYDRQLTANINNPELYEKFRICLRDFYGAIKGKKQIKFLAVTGVTRLKDVSIFSVGSDIMDLSYNNAYSKLIGFTRDEIKHFYLDYLKLGVAYENNKTPESVTDIEIENLLDRMAEHYDSYCFDEFNQNKVFSTYSVNGFLKDIYEKKTVRFGDYWYDVGGLPSILMNYMESHNLKIEKLQTSEIAISYDDFKNPTSLIDIDENVLMCQTGYLTLKSDLDPNEDVILGPANQEVKTALFRLLSLKVFQKNISPYASGKNYVLEQGTAEDIIALFNSVLAALAYDKYPVKDESVLRALLQVYLIGKNHDVRVEQHNNKGRSDILVNFPKRRVVLELKYTDKASSENAKLAEAEQQIIENGYGLEALGDRELLQIACVFNGAKTKRQITMYKTVEK
- the lolD gene encoding lipoprotein-releasing ABC transporter ATP-binding protein LolD, which codes for MNNIILQAKDITRTYVEGKVNTCVLKKVNLDIYSDEITAIIGKSGSGKSTLLHILGTLDTQTSGDIIFNGQNLSGFSANQKAQFRNKNLGFVYQFHHLLGDFTALENVMMPMLIGGTDVDSASKIATENLEKVGLSHRLNYRPSELSGGERQRVAIARALAHHPDLILADEPTGNLDAQNAQDIFDLFTELVRKEHIAVVMVTHDNTLAAKCDRVYQMNDGVINAN